One Streptococcus sp. S1 DNA window includes the following coding sequences:
- a CDS encoding TcaA second domain-containing protein, with protein sequence MQKKWVELFEKVIGRKPSPEEFMAGKACGFDLKQIQSIAGNAPAEEVAPVEEPVLEPVEEVKNVDPLLAARQAWLQHFEETYGRKPSAEEFTAAKSQNFEFFVGPVPEAEFANPDATEVTQEYVPQQPTQAYTAPLAAEQTQVFAGPNVTEAGPAQKKQKAPKTKGGKKLSKKKIGIISAIAVLVIAMVAAFFYFQSTTRVEVTADKFIKAVDTKDYREAADLLSTDNDKWTKDEAESFITSMEDQGVDIGTELNKIIDNGGEGSYTDKSGNKIFGLEKADKKFGIFQEYRVASYPVQVKVKTNLDQAKLKVAANKTVTLKKDAVTDLGSFHYNTKEMELTAKTEVGNVTSKIHLNPKKATKNNLELQLNSEKRNLEVEFPDEVENPTDVKVVVNGKEVGTSTTFEVDSIPYQEIEVHAVFNMNGETYTTEKAKVTIEEGENDPIELKLAKDTLKRIKSAQDAKKAQAAKEEQNRTLAEEFLKEYRDAVFSSVSNRNNTYSKYYDTQSQAYKDMVEFTTGDGVRKAKIDYYTPGALDIQSVTEENGVVTIKTYEDFTVHYTDSHPDSQNRKYKTYTLKKVGASYVITDIVVTKES encoded by the coding sequence ATGCAAAAGAAATGGGTTGAATTATTTGAAAAAGTGATCGGTCGCAAACCGTCACCAGAAGAGTTTATGGCTGGGAAAGCTTGTGGATTTGATTTGAAACAAATTCAGTCTATCGCAGGGAATGCCCCAGCAGAGGAAGTCGCTCCTGTTGAGGAACCAGTGCTTGAACCAGTTGAAGAAGTGAAGAATGTTGATCCACTTCTAGCAGCTCGTCAGGCTTGGTTGCAACATTTTGAAGAAACCTATGGGCGCAAGCCAAGTGCAGAAGAATTTACCGCGGCTAAAAGTCAAAACTTTGAGTTTTTTGTAGGACCTGTTCCTGAAGCAGAATTTGCGAACCCAGATGCAACAGAAGTAACACAGGAATATGTGCCTCAACAGCCGACTCAAGCGTATACGGCTCCACTTGCTGCTGAGCAAACGCAGGTCTTTGCTGGTCCAAATGTTACAGAAGCAGGTCCAGCTCAGAAAAAACAAAAGGCTCCTAAAACGAAGGGTGGAAAGAAACTTTCCAAGAAGAAAATTGGGATTATTTCTGCTATTGCAGTCCTTGTGATCGCTATGGTAGCAGCCTTCTTTTACTTCCAGTCAACAACGCGTGTCGAAGTGACTGCAGATAAATTTATTAAGGCAGTGGACACCAAGGATTATCGCGAAGCAGCAGATCTACTTTCAACCGATAACGATAAATGGACAAAGGATGAAGCCGAAAGCTTTATTACCAGCATGGAAGATCAAGGGGTCGATATCGGCACAGAGTTGAACAAGATCATTGATAATGGTGGAGAAGGCAGCTATACGGATAAATCTGGAAACAAGATCTTTGGTTTGGAAAAAGCGGACAAGAAATTTGGAATCTTCCAAGAATACCGTGTGGCCAGCTATCCAGTACAAGTGAAGGTCAAGACCAATTTGGACCAAGCCAAACTCAAAGTGGCTGCCAATAAAACGGTAACCTTGAAAAAAGATGCAGTGACAGATCTTGGTTCTTTCCATTACAATACAAAAGAAATGGAATTAACTGCTAAAACAGAGGTCGGAAATGTTACTTCTAAGATCCATCTCAATCCTAAAAAAGCAACCAAGAATAATTTAGAATTGCAGTTGAATTCTGAAAAACGCAATTTAGAAGTTGAGTTTCCAGATGAAGTTGAAAACCCAACAGATGTGAAGGTTGTGGTCAACGGCAAAGAAGTCGGAACGAGCACGACCTTTGAGGTAGATAGCATCCCTTATCAAGAAATTGAAGTACATGCCGTCTTCAACATGAATGGGGAAACCTATACAACTGAAAAGGCTAAGGTGACGATTGAAGAGGGTGAGAACGATCCGATCGAACTTAAACTAGCCAAAGATACCCTAAAACGCATCAAGAGTGCACAAGATGCTAAGAAAGCGCAAGCAGCCAAAGAAGAACAAAATCGGACCTTGGCAGAAGAGTTCTTGAAAGAGTACCGCGACGCTGTCTTTAGCTCAGTTTCAAATCGAAACAACACCTACTCTAAATACTATGACACACAAAGTCAAGCCTACAAGGACATGGTTGAGTTCACAACTGGTGATGGGGTTCGAAAGGCTAAAATTGACTACTATACTCCAGGAGCTTTGGACATTCAAAGTGTCACGGAAGAAAATGGTGTGGTGACGATCAAGACTTATGAAGACTTTACCGTGCATTATACAGATAGCCATCCAGATTCACAAAACCGCAAGTACAAGACCTACACCTTGAAAAAAGTAGGTGCAAGTTATGTGATTACGGAT
- a CDS encoding DUF6574 domain-containing protein: MSKQDWLDYFEAVNGRSASAEEIAQALAAGEFQEEVVVPETPQAPEFVAAPTAPVEEPVAAPQAPEFVAAPTAPTEEPVAAPQAPEFVAAPTAPFEEPVAAQVQEPAPQAAPTNGPVFQQAPQQAYQQPTQAAYQQAPYQGQPGQPYPGQPSQFGVAVGGYWNWFLSALKRPTAVENPKALNGILQYVLTAFVLTLSTFFTASGATGGYGMDFRAFMLTLISLFFSVYAFQVAGFFVRRVLLQDKEYSYSRSFEEFGRLSVYTLPLALLAFLVGLVKVYEFYGFVNFFIFFLFFVGTCYVVHQGLNKTSFKADKFLLLVASFVVLLLIAIFVIYVNARILEQVAVGFIPSAPNFSNFGF, from the coding sequence ATGTCAAAACAAGATTGGCTGGATTATTTCGAAGCCGTAAATGGTCGTTCTGCTAGTGCAGAAGAAATTGCTCAAGCACTGGCTGCAGGAGAATTTCAAGAAGAAGTAGTGGTTCCAGAAACTCCACAAGCTCCAGAATTTGTCGCAGCGCCAACTGCACCTGTGGAAGAACCAGTTGCTGCTCCACAAGCCCCAGAGTTTGTCGCAGCGCCAACTGCCCCTACTGAAGAACCAGTTGCAGCTCCACAAGCCCCAGAGTTTGTTGCAGCCCCAACTGCACCTTTTGAAGAGCCAGTCGCAGCTCAAGTTCAAGAGCCTGCCCCTCAAGCAGCTCCAACGAATGGACCTGTTTTCCAACAAGCTCCACAACAAGCTTACCAACAACCTACTCAAGCAGCTTATCAACAAGCTCCTTACCAAGGTCAACCAGGACAACCTTATCCTGGCCAACCAAGTCAATTTGGTGTAGCCGTTGGTGGTTACTGGAATTGGTTCCTTTCAGCTTTGAAACGTCCAACTGCTGTAGAAAATCCAAAAGCTCTTAACGGAATTTTACAGTATGTCTTAACTGCCTTTGTCTTGACCCTATCAACTTTCTTCACAGCTAGTGGAGCTACAGGTGGTTATGGAATGGATTTCCGTGCCTTTATGTTGACATTGATTTCCCTATTCTTTAGCGTTTACGCCTTCCAAGTAGCAGGATTCTTTGTTCGCCGTGTACTTCTTCAAGATAAGGAATACAGTTATAGTCGTTCATTTGAAGAATTTGGACGTTTGTCTGTCTACACTTTGCCACTTGCCCTTCTTGCTTTCTTAGTAGGTCTTGTAAAAGTTTATGAATTTTATGGCTTTGTAAATTTCTTTATTTTCTTCTTGTTCTTTGTTGGAACATGCTATGTTGTTCATCAAGGTTTGAACAAGACAAGCTTTAAAGCAGATAAATTCTTACTTCTAGTAGCATCATTTGTTGTCTTGCTTCTCATTGCCATCTTTGTCATTTATGTGAATGCTCGTATTTTAGAACAAGTAGCCGTAGGATTTATTCCAAGTGCTCCAAATTTCTCTAACTTTGGATTCTAA